Genomic segment of Vulpes lagopus strain Blue_001 chromosome 7, ASM1834538v1, whole genome shotgun sequence:
TCTATGTTTTTAATGGCCATAGTGATATCCCCTATTCCTGTTGTTAGTAGTTTGTggattctttttatctttggcaaTTCTGTTCTAGGTTTACCAACcatattggtaattttttaaaaagattttatcttttggggtgcctggatggctcagtggttgagcatctgcctttggctcaggtcgtgatctggggattgagtcccgcgtagAGTCCTTCATCAAGcccccctgtgaggagcctgcttctccctctgcccatgtttctgcctctctgtgtctcccatgaataaataaaatcttaaaaaaaaaaaaaaagattttatctttatttcagagagagaacatgagtggtgagaaggaacagagaaggagagggagaagcagactccctactgaacagggagcccaatgcggagctttatcccaggaccctgggatcatgatctgagctgaaggcagacatttaaccaacttagccacccaaatgcccttattttaaaattttcctgtgaTAACTTCCTCCTTGATCCATGGATTATTAAGAAGTatacttttaatttccaaatgatTAAAGATTTTCCTGTGGTCTAattattggtttttaatttgaTTCCATTATGGCCATACACCAATCTTTACACCCCCATTATGGCCATACAACATATtctgtatgattttaatcttttagaTATATTGAAGTTCATTTTATGACCTAGGATCCATCTTGGCAAATATTCCTTGGgtgcttgaaaagaatatatattcaatttttttgttgttgggtgGAATTTCTGTAAATGTCAACTGGATCTTGTTGTGTGATGGTATTGTTAAGTTATTCTTTATCTTTGCTAATATTCTGTCCAAGAGTTATATCAATTGTTTAGACTGGGATATAGAAGTCCTGAACCATAactatggatttatctatttttcctttcagcgCCATCATTTTTTGTATCATATACATTTTGAAGCTCTGCTTTTTGGTGCATATACATTTAGAATTGCTCCATTTTCTGATGGActgattctttattctttgctCTAAAGTCcactttgatattaatatagccacttaAAGAATTTAATGTtaacatgatatatctttttccatcttttacttTCAACCGTGTATCTATGGTCATTATAATTGATATGCATTTCTTGTAGACAGCGTGtacttcagtaatttttaaacaatctattctttcaatctctgccttttagttGTAATATTTAGACTACTTGCATTTAAATTTATTACTGATAGGCTAGGGCTTATACTGCCATTTAATTacttggtttttttccccctctggactTCAATTTTAATTACTTGGAAACAATACCAAATGTTTAAACATCCATTATAATTGCTATACCATGTAATCGGCATTGTTTAAATCTGATCAGCTACATAAAActcatccatttttcttttaaaaaaaaggtggtagAAATCCCAAAGAATGAAGGAGACATTATTAATTAAAGGTCACATTTACTAATCTAGCACCGTAATTCCATCTTAGGCCATCTCAAGTGgctggaaagaggaaaggaagaggtgaGAATGCTGGAAAAGCACAGTTCTTAACTCATGGCCCCATTTGTGCTCCCAGGGCAGGATTCAGCAGAAAGGAAAATCACTGAggctggaatttaaaacaaaaacctgtgaTTCAAATGGTAAAGAGGCCCTCAAGAACAGAAGAATCAGAATATCCAGAAGGTAGTTTGAGAGCCCATTTCATGACTAGGAGGTTTCTTTTTGGCATCCAAgtcctttttaatttctccaaGTTCTTTAGCCAGGTGTGATATGTCACAGTTCTGAGCCAGATACATTCCAACCATGGTGccaaaaataaatccaagcaGGAACTGGAGCATGGGGTCAGCAAGAAGGGCACAGAGGGCggctctgttttttttatttgttccctGTTTCTATTGTCTTCCCCTGTGGGCTACTTGAACAttcttaaaaattccattttgactTTTTACTTTTGAATATATGGCTTTGCTTAGTTTCATTTAGGATCTTTTATCCTCTCCACTTTTTACACAGAATGTCTTAGGTATTTCCTTTTCATACATCCAGCACCACATCAGATGGTACTGTAATTTTTGCTTCGATCATcaggtatgatttttaaaattcatgaggaTAGTCCACTTATATTTACCCCTATTTTTTATCCGTTCCATTGTTCTCattgttctttcatttctgaaattccaAGCCTCCTCCTGTAATGGTATCTTATCTTTTTGAAGAGCTTCCTTTAAGCCTTTCTCTAAGAGTATATCTGCTAGCAACAAATcctcttagttttcttttatgaatgtcattatttttccctttattcctgaAGGATAGTTTTGCCAGATATAGAACTTGCAGTTGATTGttcttaccttttttcttttttaagatttttatttatttgagagagagagagagagagagaaaatgaatgagcaagggaaagggcaaagggagagggagaagcagactcactgccgagcggggagcctgatgcggggctcaatcacaggaccctgggatcacgacatgaaccaaaggcagacagaccctcaaccgactgagccacccaggcacccctgactatTCTTTTAGTCCTCGAAACACGTTGTGCCACTTCCTCCTGCCCTCATAGTTTCTGATAAGAATCACGCTGTCATCTGAACTGCTGTTCCCCAACaactaatgttttatttctctctggttgttttacagggtttttttttttttttttttttgtccttagtTCTCGGAGTATAATTATATGTCTTGGTGTAGACTTCCTTAGGTTTTTCTCTTTAAGGTTCATTCAGTTTCATGAATCTGTAGATTTAAGTCTTCTAACAAATTTGGGAAAATTTCAGTCCTTATTTCTTCCAATAGCTGTTCAGTCTCATGGTCTTTCTCATCTCTTGGGATTCCAATGATCTGAATGTGAGATCTTGTATTATTGTTCCTGAAATCTCTGAGTAGCTAAAGTATTTTTTTCGGCCTATTTTCTCTGCTGTTCAGATGGAATaaattctattgatctgtgttcaagttcactgattctgaTCTTTTGACATTTCCAGTGCAATAACTGAGCCCAtctgacatgttttttttttttttatgtattatagtcacagagagagagagagagagagagaggcagagacacaggcagagggagaagcaggctccatgcaccgggagcctgatgtgggattcgatcccgggtctccaggatcgcgccctgggccaaaggcaggcgccaaaccgctgcgccacccagggatccctgacatgtttttttatttaattattgtaTATTCCCTATCTGCAATTtccattttggaattttttataaCTTGTTTCTTTGCTGGTATTTTCtagcttttcatttgtttcaagataatTTATCATTCCTTGTTGAAGCAATTTGAtaatggctgctttaaaatcttaattttgtatGTTTGCATGTAATCACTGTTTAAATTGGGCATGCATGTTCTAGGTGTAGTTTCAATGACAATTTCGTTGTCAGAGCTCTTGCAATGCAATTCTGGCCTGCTGTGTTCTAGCTACATACAACTATCACTCAATCCCTGCTGGTACTTCCAGGCACTTCCCTAGGTCAGGTGGTTTCACTAGATGGGAGCTGAGTGATGTTGGACCCATAGAATGCAGTTTCTCCTGGCCTATTCTCTGGCTGCCTGGTGTTGGCTGACTTCCTGATCAATCTCTGCAGGTACTGCAGGGAGAAGTTAGCAACTACCCGGCCTTTTGCTGCTGGTGGGAAGAGTGTAGGAGGAAACCTCCAAAGGTCCCCCTTCTGCTCCTGGATGAAAGGCTAGAAGACACCAGGCCTGTGGGTGTCACTGGTGCTGTCACCTGGTGGGGGACTAGGGATAGGTCATACTGTAGTGTGGAACAGGCAACAGGTAGGCCCTCTTGAGCATTGCTCAGCAGGACTAAGCCCACTGCTATTGCTGGAGATTGGTAGGGTAAGAGAGCTTCACCTTTCCTAGTCTTTTGGAAGGGGAAAGTaggcttttcattttttccttctcttccccttcatcCTTTGGGTATCTATGCTTGTTGGCATTTTGAGGTTGCAGGAACTCCACAGGGCCCAGAGCTGGGTACATGGAAGATTACATGACAAAACCCACACAACTCACTGTGCACTGCCCTTCCTCAAGTCCTAAGCTCCTTACCCAGTCTGCCCTCTTGTTTCTACCTTTCAGATTCCTTTAATAATTGTCTGCTGAATTCTTTTCAGTGTATTTAGAGGAgaggagcaagaaaaagaaaatcgaGTGGTCTTATCTTTTGTACTTTTGATGTTTGAGACCCTATGTATTTTTAGTCAAAATtgaatttgctttgtt
This window contains:
- the LOC121494875 gene encoding short transmembrane mitochondrial protein 1-like, which translates into the protein MLQFLLGFIFGTMVGMYLAQNCDISHLAKELGEIKKDLDAKKKPPSHEMGSQTTFWIF